The region TTGAACACCAACAAAACTGTGAGCAACAAAAAGATCTTCCTCATGAATCTTGGACTAAGCAATATGATAATTAATTTCAATGTGTTTCATGGAGAGTAAAACACAAGATTGACAAACAAATGTAGCATCGAGATTATCACGGTAAAGTGGGAGAGGATTAGGCAATGAATAGACAACTCAAGAAATAAATTTATGACCCAACAGAGTTAGGCATTGGCATTCAAGATGGCACAATATTCTGCTTTTGTTGATGACCGCGCAATGCCCTACTGCTTGTGGGAAGCCCAAGAGATTGGATTTTGGCCAACAAACACAATGAAACCACCGGTGGAGCTCTGGTCATCCTTGTTTCAGCCCCAATCTGCATCAAGGAAAGCCCATTAGAGGAGAATCTCGATAGATGAAGAGACCATGATCAGTAGTGCCTTGAAGATACCTCAACACATGCTTGAGGGCTGTCAAGTCTTGTTCAGTCGGCTTGCTTGAACACTAAGCTAACTTATTTACAACAAAGGCTAGTATGACAAGATACTCATTTTGTTTCAAGAGTGAGGAATCTTCTCCTTGACTCAGTGAGAATTTAAGAGATATATTTATTGCATTGGCATGAAATAACTTTTGCTCGATCAGGAACATCTAAAATGTAGTGATGTTAAAACAAAACTAAGCCATCTTGCATAAAGCAGGCTTCAATACCAAGTAATCTATATCACCAAGAGCCCTCAACAAAAACCTATAATTAATATAGCCTCAAGAAACTTATTAATAGTATTCAAATTAGGACTGCTGATAATGAAACCATCAACATAAACCAAGAGGTAAATGAATGCGCCTGAGTATCTTGAAATAAAAGGAGAATTATCAGATTGTGCTGGCTTAAGACCATAGATAGCCTTATGCAGGTGACAAACATGTCAACAAACCTTGGTGGCTGGCTCGTGAAGACCTCTTCTTCTAAAGGATCCATTAAGGAAAATATTGTGAAAGTTAATTTGTTGAAGTAGCTAACTGCTAATCACAAGAGAAAGTAATATCCAGATTATAATATACTTATGACAATAGGTGAAAAGTATCTCCTTAGTCAATCTTAGGTCATTAGCTAAAACAATTCACAAGTTAAGCCTTGTAATTAATGGTGCCATCGGGACTGAAATCCCCATTTACATCCTACCACATTCTTAACTTCTTTCGCGACCAACAACCATGTTCCCTGTTTCTCAGGACAGTGAGCTCTGCTTGCACAGCTTGGGACCAACTGGGGCCTTTGAAGAGGCTTCACAAGTGGGATGGAGATTAAAGCATCGGTTATGGAGAAAGGTTTAGTGGTATGGCTTAGGGTTCGTGATACCAGAAGAAGGGCTGGAATAACTAACTCAAGCCTTGCCATGCACAAATTTTGTACAGCAAAGAATAAGAGAATCAttgacaaaataaaaagaaaattaagaatcATCACCATAAAGGAAAGCAATTAAGAGATAATAACAAAGAGGAAAGTTGCCTAATTACTCCTCCATTCATTCATTTTGCCCCCAACTATATTAACTAATTTTTCACTCCATGAAAAACCTAAAAGAAAAGCAAGCAATGAAGCATGTTAAATAACCACGTTTATATGCATCAAGGCTCGAGCACAACCCCACTCAACACAATTCACTAATTAGGTGAAGCTTTTAGGTTAGAAAccaaaatcgaaataaaaatgcAGCGACTCATATTCCAAATAAATGCAGCTTTATAATTGCTTAAAAACTAGGCAAACTTGATAGTCACAATTTAAACCAGGAATGATGAATTTGATCAGCCGTGCCAGTTACATCATTGTTCCACTTAATCATACGCATTTCAATATTTTAGGATCAACAAATTCGTAAAAAACCTTAACCTTGGCTTCCAGTTTCGAAGCAGTGTAGCCGCACAGAAGCTGAATCCTTCAGAGCATTCCGCGCAACGTCTTTCTAACAGGCCACCGTTTCTTTGAATCTATTCCACCAAGCAACCCTATAAATACAAACCCTAGGCTTCTTAATTTGCAATCTATTCCCCGGTGGTCAATGCATAAAGAACGAGAAGAACAATAGAACGCAGATAACATGATAAAATATCAGGGAGCTCTGATTTCATCTCATAATCCATTCAACTGAAAAATTACATCTAAAATCTGCTTTAAAAACTAAGGAATTTAGAAATTTAGCGtcaatcaacaacaacaaaaaaaaaacaaccccTCGAAGAAAAGTTCAAGAACAGATAAGATCCGATGTCATATTTTCATGGGTATGGACCCAAATACAGCCACTAAGCTTCACTCGAATTTACAAAACTACCCCTATGTTGACCACCCTCTCTTCTCTCATTTCTTTCCCCTCCTCGACGGGGCTTTCTTCGCCGGTGACTTGACACTCTTCGGCTTTACACTCTTCGCAGGAGCTTTTTTAGCCGCAGGAGCCTTCTTCGCAGCAGGCTTGGGAGCAGCAGCCCTCTTTCCGGGAGACGTCCTAGTTGAAGTCCTCGAAGCCTTAACCGGCTTGTCCTTAGGCTTGGCTGCAGCTTTTGACTTTGTAGCTGCAGTAGTCTTCGGCTTCACAGAAGCCACTGCCTTAGTCTTGGCTGGAGCAGCCTTCGCCTTAGAAGTAGGCTTTGGCTTAGCCGCCGGCTTACTCTTAGCCTTCGAAGTAGTTTTTGTCTTGGCCTTTGCTTTAGGAGTAGTTTTTGTACTCTTCCCTTCCTTAGGCTTTGAGGCAGGCTTAGACTTCGACTTAGTAGTAGCCGGTTTCTTTTTTGCAGGAGCAGAAGCAGCAGTAGCCGTCTTCGAAGACCTAGCAGAAGGAAGTTTATACGAAGCCTTAACTTTAACCAACTTCCCAGCAGCCACAAGCTTCTTCAAATGGACAAGCAGAAGCTTCTTGAAATTTCCAGGAAGATTCTTCTGCTTCTCTTCAATGAACTTAGCAATGGCGTACTGACTTGAACCTGTCCTCTCTTTCAAAGTAACGATCGCATCTTTGATCATCTGTAACAAACCAATCAAATATCAATACGCAATCACACCCAgaataccaaaaaaaataaaaacaaataacagTATATTTTGTGAATCATGAAGTACCTCTTCGTAAGGAGGATGAGTAGGAGCAGCCCGTGGTTTCCTAGGAGCTGCAGCTTTCTTGGTTTTGGGTTCTTTGGCTTTCTTTGCTCTGCCGGATTTTGAAGTAGCTTTGGTCTCAGCAGTCTTGTCCTCCTCCGTCTCGGGTGCGGGGTCTGCCACGACTGCCGGGTCCTCGGTTGCCATTTGCTAAACGATGTAGACAGGAGGAATCTGGGATTAGGATTAGGGTTTCAGGAAAAATTGGGGAATCGGAAATAAGAGGAAAGGAGAATTTTGGATCTAATCTCAAAGCGAAGATGTACTGGTAATTTCGTTGTGGGAGGAAGGTGACGGAAATGAAGGGATTTAAATAGTCAAATGTGAGAAAGACGGTATCCATAAGATGAATTTTGATTGGTGGAGACGACTATCACGCGGATCCCTGTCTGTCTTAAGTTTAAATACGGATCGTTAGATAAGGCGATATCTACGGTTGAAGATGAGGGGCGCAAGGGAATGGGTGGGGAGGAATGAGGAAGAATTGATGTTTTGAGCATTTTAGGTGTGCTTTTGGTCTCGATTGATTTGACCATGACTTAAGTTAtagcttataattttttttgaaattttttccaTTGTTAAGTTTATTATATAAGCTTTCTATtgaatatttttacatattttttggACAATTCATTTGTAAGATATTTGATTTTGAAGCTACATTGGTCAAAACCATGGTTTACCATGATGTTATTGTGGTTTAGGAGGAATTTAAGAAAATGCTTGTT is a window of Gossypium hirsutum isolate 1008001.06 chromosome D08, Gossypium_hirsutum_v2.1, whole genome shotgun sequence DNA encoding:
- the LOC107915126 gene encoding histone H1, with amino-acid sequence MATEDPAVVADPAPETEEDKTAETKATSKSGRAKKAKEPKTKKAAAPRKPRAAPTHPPYEEMIKDAIVTLKERTGSSQYAIAKFIEEKQKNLPGNFKKLLLVHLKKLVAAGKLVKVKASYKLPSARSSKTATAASAPAKKKPATTKSKSKPASKPKEGKSTKTTPKAKAKTKTTSKAKSKPAAKPKPTSKAKAAPAKTKAVASVKPKTTAATKSKAAAKPKDKPVKASRTSTRTSPGKRAAAPKPAAKKAPAAKKAPAKSVKPKSVKSPAKKAPSRRGKK